The nucleotide window CCAGGAATACAGATTGATAAAATGAGGGGTAATAATGGGAACTATTGAAATTGAATCTAGACCGCAAAGACAGATACTGATCGCTACCGATGGCTCAGAGACAGCAAACGAAGCCGCAGACTTTGGGATCGAAATGGTTGGGTGTAGTGGGGCAAAAATATTTGCTGTTTATGTCATCGATACAACACCTTACCGTTCAGTTCCGCTGGATCAAATCTGGTCAGACAAAGTGCTTGAAGAATTCGAGAAAGAAGGACGTGAAGCAACCTCTTATATAGAAAAAATTGGAGAAGCTGCAGGAGTGGAAGTGGAATCGAGGGTGCTTAGAGGCCATCCGGCTGAGAAGATTGTGACTTTTGCAGAAGATAATAATATCGATATGATCATAATGGGTTCGCTTGGAAAAAGCGGATATGAGCGCATACTGCTTGGGAGCGTATCCGAAAAAGTTATAAGGCATGCAAAAATTCCGGTCCTGGTTGTTCGAGAACGGCATAAAAGTGAGAAAAAATTGATACAGGAATAACCAGTTCTGAGTAGCTAAATTGGATAATTTGATCCTTTTTAGAAACAATTTTAGGACTTACGCAGTCGAACCGAGAAATCAATATCATTAGACCATTAACTGTCTAGAATATGGCTTTGATCCCCATTCTTTGCCGTAATTGATCTTGTTTCTCAAATGCGTAAGTCCTGAATTAGGCTAGTCGCTAAGTTAAAGAATGAGCTTAAAGCAGGGGTAGGTGGGGAGGAAAAGGGTATAGAGAAACCTTTACAGAAAATCCTGACTGCTACTGACGGTTCGGAGAACGATGCGTGGACAATAAGTGTCACTGATGTGATTTTGGTGAGATTTCTCGGGAAAAACAATGTCAAACGCTTTCTTCTTGGAAACGTGTCTGAAAAAAATCGTTGAAGAAATTGTCAGAAACGCACAAGTTCAGGTACTTATCTTAGACGAAAAGAGCTTGCGAGAGGGATGAACTCCGGAATACTTTAATGAAACAAATCCATAATTCAAATTTTTTGTTTTGAAGTTTATTATTGAAACTTATCTTTTGAATAGTCGAGTTTCCTATCTTGAAAGCAATTATAGAAACATAAATTAGTAAAAATAAGACAGATTTCAGTATTAACTCATTAATAATATAATAATATAAGAATATAATAATATAATAATATAATAGCATAATTATAGTAAATCTAATAACAAACCTAATAAATCTAATATATTGTAATCTAATGGGAGTAAGTATAGGGAGTAAGTATAGGGAGTAAGTATAGGGGGTAAAATAACTACGGAGGGGGTACGTATAGAGGAGAGCAGTGAGCTTAAACCCAAACTACAAAGGCAAATTCTGATTGCTACTGACGGCTCAAAAGCCGCTGAAAATGTAGTGGATTTCGGGATGGAAATTGCTGGGTACATTGGGGCAAAAGTCTATGCCTTATATGTCATAGATATAAGCTTTCTTGACTCCGTTCTGATGGATGAATCGTGGGTAAAAAATGTCTATGAACAATTTGAAAGAGTTGGCCGTGACGCAATTTGCTGCATAGAAGAAAAAGCAAAAGCTTCCGGGATAGAAGCTGCAACCATACTGCTTAAAGGAAATACGGCTGAAAAAATCCTTGATTTCGCAGAGAATCAAAAAGTTGATATGATTGTCATAGGCTCTACTGGAAAAAGCGGGGTTAAACGTTTCATGCTTGGAAGCGTATCCGAAAAAGTTGTGAGAAACTCGAAAATCCCGGTACTTATCGTACATCAGAGAGTTAAACCTAAAAGTTTTGTCCGTTGTGGTCAAGAAGATAAAGAAATTTCATCCAGTATCGCATCTAATGAGACAAAGTGAAAAGTCGGAAATCTAAACCAAGAAACTGTACCAGGTAACTATTTCAAACAAACTTTATAAAAAATTGGTCAAAAAGAATATATGTTGACCAAAAAGGAATATGTGCATGCATACTAGTTTTAAAAAGAAGAATTACAGAACGAATTTTCAGGTTATATTCAGGAACGGGAGGGAAAACCAATGCTGAATGAAAAGATGGAAGAAGCACTGAATGAACAAATCAATAAAGAAATGTACTCGTCTTATCTGTACCTTGCAATGTCAGCATATAGTTCATCAGTTGGGCTTCCGGGCTTTGCCCACTGGTTTAGAGTCCAGGTTGACGAAGAAAATATCCATGCAATGAAGCTCTTTGATTACGTAAACAGTCAGGGTGGAAAGGTTAAACTTAAGGAGATCAAAGAGCCACCCATGGAATTTGGGACAGCTATGGAAATGTTCCAGCAGACTCTGAAGCACGAACAGTTCATCACCCGCTCAATTAATGAGCTGGTAGAGCTTGCCCGTGCTGAAAAAGATGAAGCTACGGCTTCTTTCCTTCAATGGTATGTTGAAGAGCAGGTCGAAGAGGAAGAGAACGACAACGAAGTTATCGCCAAACTGAAAGGCATTGATAAAAATGAATATGTAGTTTATTCAGTTGATGAAGAGCTGGCAAAAAGAATTTCTCTCAGATAATTAGTTTAAACTCAGATAATTAGTTTAAACTCAGATAATTAGTTTAAACTCAGATAATTAGTTTAAACTCAGATAATTAGTTTAAACTCAGATAATTAGTTTAAACTTAAATAATTAGTTTTAAATCTTGATTCGATTCAAAAATTATTGTTATCCGGGAAGCTGTCTCTTTTAACTCTCTTCTTTTTGCCCACTTCAAAAATTACTTTCTGACCATTGGAGTCCCACACTTTTCACACTTGACCTCAATGCAGGGCACGCCAGGCTTATGGGGCGCTTCATATCCACATTCAGAGCATATGCACATTCCGTCAGGACCTCCAGAACTTCTTCCCCTGCACCTTCCTTTGCCTTTTCCACCTCTGCCTATTCCAGGCCCTTTACCTTCGGGACCATTACCGTCTCCTCCTGGCATCCTATAATTTCCTCCTTCGATTCTTACTGATTTTCCATAAACAAGTGCTTCGGTTATCTTTACAAGTGCTCTTTTAAGTGTCCTCTGGAAAGTAGACTGGTGAACATCCATGCAGGTTGCAGCCTCAGTTTGAGATAAACTTTCCAGGAAACTTAATCTCATGGTTTCAAGTTCATCAACTGTCAGGACTACTTCTTCCAGATTATCTTTCTCTAAACGATTTTTTTCAAAATGATTTTTTTCAAAATGATCTCTTTCTAAATGGTCCTCTTCTAAGCCTTCAGGTTTGAAGTGTCTCATTCGATGCTCGAAATTCACTAATTTTCGTTTCCTTGGGCGCACCATTATGCATAATAATGCGTAATTTTAGATATAGTTTATCCCTTGTACAATATCTAAAAATAAAAATTTAGAAATTAAGTAAAAGACTATGCAGTCAGGTATTAATATATGAAGCCTGAAAAGCACAATAAAATGTCAAACAACCTGGAATTCGATATTGTGAAAAACAGTTTTGAATGGCTCTCTGCCCAGCGAATTCAGTCCGTAAAGGAACTTTCAAGTACCTTATCCGCACATGCCCTCTGGGAACTTCCAAACCCTTACATAACCCGCCTTATTCTTGAACAGGATAACGATGGTTCCTGGAACTCTTCAATCAGAGACACCGCAAGGGCCAGCTCAGCCCTTTCAACAGAAGGAATAGTATTCACGGCTTCAGCAAGATGGCTGCTCGCCAGAAAAAAAGAAAACTTCTGGAACAGAGATGTTTACGACACAGCCTATGCCCTTGCAGCGCTTGCAGACATGGGAACTCAGAACAAAGACGGATGCAACTGGCTATCCGAAAATTATTGCCCTGCCTGGGAACAGATTGGCACTACATCCCTTATAATCACAGCTCTCAAAAAACAGGATAATCTGACAAAGACCAGAACCTTTGAAACTTTTATCCAGGAAAAAGCCAGATGGATTCTTTCAAAAAAAAGGCTAGACGGCGGCTGGATACACATTTCCACAAGCAATCTTGCAATTCAGGCCCTGCTTCTTGCAGGTTTTAAAGATGAGGTTGAAGATTCAGTCAATTGGCTCCTTGAAAACGTCCATGAAAATGGAGCATGGGGAAATAAAGGCGACGATATAAACGCTACTGCTCTGACTCTAAGTACATTGGGGCTTTATAAAAAGAGTTGAAAAAACTTAAAAAGACTCGAATAGAATTGAAGAGACTTGAAAAAAACTCAAAGAGACTTGAGAAGATTTGAAGAGACTTAGAAAAAATCATAAAGACTTGGAATGGCTTGAAATGGCTTGAAATGGCTTGAAATGACTTGAAATGGCTTGAAATAACTTAAAATTACTTCAAGTGGCTTGAAATAATAAAAAATTTGTCTTCGTTATTTTGTTTTTCCTTCTTTTATTTTCAGCGTATTCTTTTAATTATTTTTAATCTGATAATACTCTTTTACAAACATTGTTTTTGGCATTTAGATAGGATCTACTTGCTATTTCCATACTTCCTTCCATTTCAGCAATACTCATATCAAAAGTTTGGGCATAATCCAAGACATTTTCATCGAATTCACTTCCTGTAGAAATATTATTATTGATTTTGACAACCTTTTTATAATGCCTTTTCAAAAAACTGTCATTAAAGTCAGAAGTGTTATTAGATTCCTTTCTCATTTGTTTCCAACTGGAAGCCCACATAGGAGTCAGATATATCATACCCGTACCATTCCCACCCTGCATAACTTCAGCATAATTATCGTTGCCCCCAAGAGCTACGCTAATACAATCGTCCACGATCTCTCCTTTTTCATCTTTGAGGAAGTAAAGAGAGCAAGGGAGATCTTTAAACTCCTCTTCCGTGTTCCTAAGAGAGTGCCCACAATTTCCATAGAAAATAAGAATGCCATCTGAAAAAGCTGCCATTTTTTTAATATGCTGGTAGATTTCAGATCTTAAGAGTTCACAATCTGCATGTAGCCCAAGTTTCAGAGTGTTTACAACAATAATAGGCTTTTCTTTGTTCTTTTCATTGTTTTTTTCATCGTTTTTTTCATCGTTCTTTTCATTGTTCTTTTCATTGTTCTTTTCTTTACTTTTTTTTCTGATATGATGAGGTATTTTCTCGAAAAATTGAAATTTCAATAAAAGTTTCAAGATATTCACAGATGCAGAATTATATACGGAGTTATTTACCCCTTTTAAAAAAATAGGTACCTTTTCCAAAGGAAAAAGTCTGAGCTGGCAATTTCTGGATTTAAGCTTTCGAACAAACCTGAAACTTTGCCTGTTTTCAAGTACAATCAATTGACCCAAATCGTGGTCTTCTGAGAGGACATATGCCAGTTCGTCTTCAAGCATTTCACAGGCAATTATGCTAAGTACAGGCATCCGCTCACCGTTCATATACAAACGCAAATTTTTTCAATACATTTCAACATTTTGTTTTTTTCTAAATTTCCATTTTGAGTTCGTTATAGCAATCTTTAAAGATTTCCTGATTACCATCATCGAATTCCAAAATTTCGAAATCAAACAAATTTGCAAACTCCCGAATAGAAGCGTCGAAATTTTCGGTATATTTGAGGCCAGTATTAATCTTAGCAACTCTTTTGTAACCAATCATTTCATGGGTTTTTTTCATTAATTTCAATGCTTTGACAGGGTCTTTATTTAGCTTATTCAGGTCAAGTATTTCCTTCCAGCCCTTGCTGTACATGGGAGTAAAGAGGTATGTTCCAGCATCACTAACACTTTTGAGTATCTTTAAATAGTTATTAACTCCTCCTACAGTAGCTCCTATGCAGTCGTCTACAATCCTGTGGTCTTTGTCTTTAAGGATGCGGACAGGACATGAGATTGAACTAAGTCCAAAATCCTTTTCAAAATCTTTTTCAACGTCTCCCAGTACATTTCCACATAAACCGTAAAAGAGTAAAATACCCGACGAAAATGGAGCAAGAGTCTTTATAGTCTCATATACCTTAATTTTCAACTCTTTAGGACTTCTATGAAGGCCCAGTTCCATCAGATGAATCAAAACCGTATATTTACACTCACTTTTAATTTCGGGAAGTGAGGAAATATCTTCCAGAGAGAGCACTTTATACTGAAGGTTTACTTTATCCAGTTTTTCTACGAATTCTCGTATATTTTCATTATCAACTATAACGATCTCATCAATGGAAGAGTCATTTTCAAGAATCCAGATAATTTCATCCTGCATTATCTTACATGAAATAATACTCATGGTAGGCATTGAGATATCCTCCTCAGAAGTCTTGCCAGAAGATCTAATTTTTGAGAAACAGATTTATTTATATTAGGATAATATACTTACTTACATATAAGTAAGTTATGGTTAGGAAAAAAATCAATCCTTCCACCCAAGGTCGAATTTAATTAGAGAAATGGATCTAACTAGTGTTTTTCTCCCTTTAATGCTGGATAATTGTCTGGCACCCATTAAGGCTTCGACTACCAACTCTGCACGTGCCTCCACAGGATCGGAAAAACTAAATTCTCCCTGTTCCAAACCAATTTTAAGAACTCTGGAAATCC belongs to Methanosarcina barkeri 3 and includes:
- a CDS encoding universal stress protein, with protein sequence MMGTIEIESRPQRQILIATDGSETANEAADFGIEMVGCSGAKIFAVYVIDTTPYRSVPLDQIWSDKVLEEFEKEGREATSYIEKIGEAAGVEVESRVLRGHPAEKIVTFAEDNNIDMIIMGSLGKSGYERILLGSVSEKVIRHAKIPVLVVRERHKSEKKLIQE
- a CDS encoding universal stress protein, with the translated sequence MATDGSKAAENVVDFGMEIAGYIGAKVYALYVIDISFLDSVLMDESWVKNVYEQFERVGRDAICCIEEKAKASGIEAATILLKGNTAEKILDFAENQKVDMIVIGSTGKSGVKRFMLGSVSEKVVRNSKIPVLIVHQRVKPKSFVRCGQEDKEISSSIASNETK
- a CDS encoding ferritin — its product is MLNEKMEEALNEQINKEMYSSYLYLAMSAYSSSVGLPGFAHWFRVQVDEENIHAMKLFDYVNSQGGKVKLKEIKEPPMEFGTAMEMFQQTLKHEQFITRSINELVELARAEKDEATASFLQWYVEEQVEEEENDNEVIAKLKGIDKNEYVVYSVDEELAKRISLR
- a CDS encoding DUF134 domain-containing protein, which codes for MRHFKPEGLEEDHLERDHFEKNHFEKNRLEKDNLEEVVLTVDELETMRLSFLESLSQTEAATCMDVHQSTFQRTLKRALVKITEALVYGKSVRIEGGNYRMPGGDGNGPEGKGPGIGRGGKGKGRCRGRSSGGPDGMCICSECGYEAPHKPGVPCIEVKCEKCGTPMVRK
- a CDS encoding prenyltransferase/squalene oxidase repeat-containing protein, coding for MKPEKHNKMSNNLEFDIVKNSFEWLSAQRIQSVKELSSTLSAHALWELPNPYITRLILEQDNDGSWNSSIRDTARASSALSTEGIVFTASARWLLARKKENFWNRDVYDTAYALAALADMGTQNKDGCNWLSENYCPAWEQIGTTSLIITALKKQDNLTKTRTFETFIQEKARWILSKKRLDGGWIHISTSNLAIQALLLAGFKDEVEDSVNWLLENVHENGAWGNKGDDINATALTLSTLGLYKKS
- a CDS encoding DUF1638 domain-containing protein; this translates as MNGERMPVLSIIACEMLEDELAYVLSEDHDLGQLIVLENRQSFRFVRKLKSRNCQLRLFPLEKVPIFLKGVNNSVYNSASVNILKLLLKFQFFEKIPHHIRKKSKEKNNEKNNEKNDEKNDEKNNEKNKEKPIIVVNTLKLGLHADCELLRSEIYQHIKKMAAFSDGILIFYGNCGHSLRNTEEEFKDLPCSLYFLKDEKGEIVDDCISVALGGNDNYAEVMQGGNGTGMIYLTPMWASSWKQMRKESNNTSDFNDSFLKRHYKKVVKINNNISTGSEFDENVLDYAQTFDMSIAEMEGSMEIASRSYLNAKNNVCKRVLSD
- a CDS encoding DUF1638 domain-containing protein; translation: MPTMSIISCKIMQDEIIWILENDSSIDEIVIVDNENIREFVEKLDKVNLQYKVLSLEDISSLPEIKSECKYTVLIHLMELGLHRSPKELKIKVYETIKTLAPFSSGILLFYGLCGNVLGDVEKDFEKDFGLSSISCPVRILKDKDHRIVDDCIGATVGGVNNYLKILKSVSDAGTYLFTPMYSKGWKEILDLNKLNKDPVKALKLMKKTHEMIGYKRVAKINTGLKYTENFDASIREFANLFDFEILEFDDGNQEIFKDCYNELKMEI